Part of the Kiritimatiellia bacterium genome, CGGCGTGGAGGTCCGAGTGGTCGGCTTCGATACCGCCGAGGGGCTGCCGCCACCGCGCGACCACCGCGACCATCCCGAGCTCTGGAGCGAAGGCGACTTTGCGATGCCCGATCACGCGGACCTGCGCGCGCGGCTTCACGGCCGGGCCGAACTGATCCTTGGCAATATCACGGACACGGTCGGCTCGTTCGTGCGCACGCTCACCCCCGAGTGCCCGCTCGGATTCGTCTCGGTGGATGTCGACCTCTACAGCTCCACCGTTCCCGCGTTGCGGGTCTTTGAGGCCGACGACCCGGCGGTATACCTGCCGGCCGTCAGCGTGTACCTCGACGACGTCGCGATGTTCACCGCGAACCGGTGGTGCGGCGAGCTGGCCGCGATCGAAGAGTTCAACGAGGCGCATGACCTGCGAAAGTTCGATCTGGACCGCACGCTGCCCGGCCGCCGGCCGTATCCGCACCTGAACTGGTACGCGCGCATGAGGGTGCTGCACGTGCTCGATCACCCCCGCCGCCGCCGGCCGGAGCCCCGCCGCGGACTCGCGCTGGAGGAGGACCAGCGGCGGTTGCGCGAGTTCGGTTTGATGTGAGGCACGACGCACATCAGGATATCGTCGCCCCCGGATGACCGCTGCCCCTCACGCGCAGGCTCGGCGCGCCGCCGCACCCACGATCACCACGCGACGCGGCGATCGCGGCACCACGCACCTGCCCGGCCACGGCAAACTCCCCAAGCACCATCCGCTCGTCGAGGCGCTCGGCGCGCTGGACGAGCTGGTCTGCGCGCTCGGTCTGGCCCGTGCAACGCCCGAGGCGCCGGCGGAGCTGCGGAACGAGCTGTTGCGACTGCAACGGGAGTTGTTCCGGCTCGGCGCACAGCTCGCCGGTGCGCGCCGGGCCCGCACAGCCGCGGCGGCGCTACTGCGCCGCTGGACGCGCCGCGCGCAGGAGCTCGAGCAAACGGTCGCGTGGCCCGCGGGCTTCGTGCTGCCCGGCGCCACCTCGATCGGCGCCCATCTCGATAGCGCGCGCGCCGCCGCCCGCCGGCTCGAGCGGCGTGTCAGCGCGCTAGCTGCGGACGCTCCCCCCCCTGTCGCGATGAGCGCCGCGCTGAACCGGCTATCCGACTACCTCTGGCTGCTGGCGCGAGCCGTCGAACCGTTGCCGGACCTGCTCGACGAGCGCGCGCGTCGCCACACCCCGCCGACCTCCCCCTCGAGATGAACCGCCCCCGCGATCCGCTTCCTCCGTGGGCGGCCGCCACCTCCTCGCTGGCCGGTATTACGATCGATTGGGACGCCCCTCTCGCCCGCTGGACAACGTTCCAGCTGGGCGGACCCTGTACGGCACTGGTCCACTGCACCTCGCCGGAACCGCTACCGGAGCTGCTGGCGATCTTCGCGGCGCACCGGGTCCGCTGGCGCTTGCTCGGCGGCGGCTCGAACCTGCTGGTCGCCGACGAGGGGATCCCCGAGGTGGTCCTGCGGTTCGCCGACGGCCCGTTGAACCTCCGGCGGGACGGCGACGTGCTCGACGTCCCCGCCCATGCCGGGCTCGACGACCTGGCCGCGCAGTGCGCACGCTTGGGCTGGGACGGTTTCGTGTTTGCGAACGGCATTCCCGGAACCATCGGCGGAGCGATCGCGGGCAATGCGGGCGCGTTCGGCGACGACATCGGCTCCCGCGTCTGCTCGCTCATGATCGCAGACCCGGCCGGTCGCGTGCACGAAATCGGCCCCGCTCAGTGCGGTTTCCGCTATCGCCACAGCGCGCTCGCCGAGACCGGCTGGGTAATCTTGCGCGCGCGGCTCGCCGTTGCCGACGGTGACCCCGCTCGCTTGCAGGCCGAACGCGAGCGCATTCTCGCACTGCGACGCCAAAAACACCCAGACTGGCACATCCAGCCGACCGCAGGCAGTTTCTACCGCAACATCGAACCGACTTCTGCCGCAAAACAGCGTCAGGCCGCCGGCTGGTTTCTCGAACAGGCCGGTGCAAAAACTTTCCGGGAGGGCGGCGCGCGTGTGTTCGAACGCCACGCGAACATCATCGTCGCCGACGGCCCCGGCTGTCGCGCCGCACACGTGCACCGGCTCGCGTTGCGCATGGCCGCCGCGGTGCGCGAGCGGTTTGGCATCGAACTGATTCCCGAGGTTCGCCGATGGGGCGAGTTCGACCGGCCGGCGAGGGAGTGTGGCACACCATGACCGGTCGTGCGCCCCGACCGCGAAGCGGGAACGTCTATTGAGCCGGCGGCAGCGCCGCCCGCCACCCCGCCCGGAGCTGAGCGGTCAGTTCGCGCACCAGCTCCGCAGTCTCGGGACGGCCGGCGATGTTCTCGTTCTCCTGCGGATCCGTCGCATGGTCATAGAGCTCGACCGCGTCCACCCGATTCGTGTCCCGCCGGTCCACCCAGAGCGTGAACCGATAGCGCTCCGTTCGCATCGAATATCCCATCAGCGGGCGGCCCTCGTGCGTGCGGGGGTACTGGCTGAACGCTGCGCGCTTCCAGGGACGGGTCGGGTCCTCCAGCACCGGCCGGAAACTCGTGCCCTCGATGTGGTCCGGCAACGGCAGACCGCACAGCTCCGCGAGCGTCGGATAGATGTCCACAAACTCGACGATCGCGTCAGTGGCGGTCCCCGCATATCGCATGCCCGGTACGGAGACGATCAGCGGTACGCGGGTGTCAAGCTCCATGTTCGTGTGCTTGCACCATGCGGCGTGCTCGCCGAGTTTCCAGCCGTGATCCCCCCAGACGACCACGATCGTGTTGGTCCGCAGCCCCAGACGTTCGAGCTCGTCCAACACGCGGCCGAGCTGCGCATCCATATAGCTGAGCGCGGCGTAGTAGCCGTGTTTCAACGTGCGGGCCAGCTCGTCCGGCAGAACGCGATCGCCGGGAATTCCCTCATACGCGCGCAGCTCGCTGCCCGGCGGCACCGCATAGGGCGGTGCGCCGCGCGGCGGAAAGGGATTCGGCGCCAGCGCGATCGCATTGCGATCGTAGAGGTCCCAATACTTTTTCGGCGCGACAAACGGCAGATGCGGCCGAATGAAGCCGACCCCGAGCCAGAACGGCCGGTTGGTCCGTGCGATGTCGCGCAGCGCCGCGATCGCGAGGTCCGCCA contains:
- a CDS encoding cob(I)yrinic acid a,c-diamide adenosyltransferase; this translates as MTAAPHAQARRAAAPTITTRRGDRGTTHLPGHGKLPKHHPLVEALGALDELVCALGLARATPEAPAELRNELLRLQRELFRLGAQLAGARRARTAAAALLRRWTRRAQELEQTVAWPAGFVLPGATSIGAHLDSARAAARRLERRVSALAADAPPPVAMSAALNRLSDYLWLLARAVEPLPDLLDERARRHTPPTSPSR
- a CDS encoding FAD-binding protein, with the protein product MNRPRDPLPPWAAATSSLAGITIDWDAPLARWTTFQLGGPCTALVHCTSPEPLPELLAIFAAHRVRWRLLGGGSNLLVADEGIPEVVLRFADGPLNLRRDGDVLDVPAHAGLDDLAAQCARLGWDGFVFANGIPGTIGGAIAGNAGAFGDDIGSRVCSLMIADPAGRVHEIGPAQCGFRYRHSALAETGWVILRARLAVADGDPARLQAERERILALRRQKHPDWHIQPTAGSFYRNIEPTSAAKQRQAAGWFLEQAGAKTFREGGARVFERHANIIVADGPGCRAAHVHRLALRMAAAVRERFGIELIPEVRRWGEFDRPARECGTP
- a CDS encoding sulfatase, translating into MGLWTAVCAAASAAAPQWNVLFVAVDDLRPELGCYGAPHVRSPNLDRLAREGMVFRRAYCQQAVCSPSRTSLMTGARPDRTRIYDLETHFRRTMGKGVVTLPQLFKNHGWFVQGMGKLYHGGLDDPASWSVPWSSPKVPHGTYALPENRAVVARKVAEREARAARGLPPLRPRDYGPAYECADVPDSTYHDGALADLAIAALRDIARTNRPFWLGVGFIRPHLPFVAPKKYWDLYDRNAIALAPNPFPPRGAPPYAVPPGSELRAYEGIPGDRVLPDELARTLKHGYYAALSYMDAQLGRVLDELERLGLRTNTIVVVWGDHGWKLGEHAAWCKHTNMELDTRVPLIVSVPGMRYAGTATDAIVEFVDIYPTLAELCGLPLPDHIEGTSFRPVLEDPTRPWKRAAFSQYPRTHEGRPLMGYSMRTERYRFTLWVDRRDTNRVDAVELYDHATDPQENENIAGRPETAELVRELTAQLRAGWRAALPPAQ